AGATGTGTTGATCAAAAGAAAATAGAGTTTTACGTATAAGCGACTTAATATAAGTCGCTTATACTTTTTTTAATTACAAAATCAATTACAAAACTTACAAAAACTATTTTTACTATTGACAGCGTTTTAATATTGTTATTAAGACAACGAGGGGGTGCCATATGGGAATTCAAAAGAATGTGGAAGCGGTATCATTTTCTGAAGGAAATGAAGTACAAAGAGAATCTTTCGCTTCTAAAATTATGAATGTAAAAATCGGTGTTATACCTTTACCGTTATATGTAGTATTGGCTGCTATTATTTATGGGGCATCTGTATATAATAAATTGCCAGCAGATATGATTGGTGGATTTGCAGTTATTATGATCATGGGGATTTTCTTAGGCGATATTGGGATGAGAATTCCAATTTTAAAAAATATCGGCGGTCCAGCAATACTTTCGTTATTTATTCCATCATTACTTGTATTTTTTAACTGGATGAATCCAGCTTCAATGGAAGCTGCGACTATGTTAATGAAAAAATCGAACTTTTTATATTTATATATTTCTTGTTTAGTAGTCGGAAGTATTTTAGGAATGAACCGTAAAGTGTTAGTACAAGGTTTCGTTCGCATGTTTATTCCTTTAGTAGTAGGGACGTTAGCTTCTGTAGCAGTAGGGTTATTGGTCGGTTCATTATTTGGATTTGAAATGAAGCACACATTCTTCTTTATCATCGTACCAATTGTGAGTGGTGGTATCGGGGAAGGGATTTTACCATTGTCGCTAGCTTATAGTGATATTTTAAATGAATCATCAGCGACGTTTGTATCACAGCTTATTCCAGCAGCTATTATTGGAAATATGTTCGCAATTGTAAGTGCAGGGTATATGAAGCGTTTAGGTGAGAAGAAACCGGAGCTTAGTGGTAACGGTGTATTAGTGAAAACAGACAATCAAGCAGAATTATTAAAAGAACAAAATACAGAGAAGCCAATTGACTTCTCATTAATGGGAGCAGGTTTATTAATTGCGTGTACGTTCTTCATCTTTGGAGGATTTGCTTCTAAGTTCATCGGTATTCCTGGGGCAATCATTATGATTTTCTCAGCAGCACTTGTGAAATACTTTAAATTAATGCCAGCAAAAATGGAGCAAGGAGCATTCCATTTATATAAATTTATTTCGAAGAATTTAACTTGGCCTTTAATGGTTGGATTAGGATTGCTATATATTCCGTTAAAAGACGTAGCAGCAGTTCTTTCAGTAGGATATGTTGTTGTGTGCGCATCGGTTGTTCTTACAATGGTAGCATCAGGTTTTCTTGTAGGGAAAGTGATGAAGATGTATCCAGTTGAATCGGCGATTGTAACTGGATGTCATAGCGGTTTAGGCGGAACTGGAGATGTTGCTATTTTATCGGCTTCAAATCGTATGGAATTAATGCCGTTCGCGCAAATTTCAACTCGTTTAGGCGGGGCGGCAATGGTTGTAACGGCGACAATATTATTAAAAATGTTTTCATGATCAAACAAGCTAGCTATATTCATATAGCTAGCTTGTCAAATTAAGGGGAGATTATAAGTATGTTAGCAAATCAAATTAATGAAAGATCATTGTTATTGCATAAAGAATTAGTAGGGAAAATTGAAATTACAAGTAAAGTGGAGGTAAATTCAGCGGATGATTTAAGCCTGACGTATACACCAGGTGTAGCGGAGTCGTGTAAAGCAATTGCGGCAGATGAAGAAACAGTGTATGACTATACAGCACGTGGCAATATGGTGGCAGTTGTTTCAGATGGAACAGCGGTACTCGGTTTAGGAAACATTGGACCGAAAGCGGCTATGCCTGTTATGGAAGGAAAAAGTATTTTGTTTAAGAAGTTTGCGAATGTAGATGCTTTCCCATTATGTTTAGGCACAACGGATGTAGATGAAATCGTTACCCTTGTAAAAAATTTAGAGCCTACATTTGCAGGGATTAATTTAGAAGATATTGCAGCACCGCGTTGTTTTGAAATTGAAAAACGATTAAAAGAAGAAACGAATATTCCTGTATTCCATGATGATCAACATGGAACAGCTATTGTCGTTTTAGCAGCTGTTATTAATGCATTAAAAGTTGTTAGCAAACAAATGGATAATGTGAAAATCGTTATTAACGGTGCGGGTTCGGCAGGAATTGCAATTGGAAAATTATTATTAAAGGCTGGTGCAAAGCACATTACGTTAGTTAGCCTAGAAGGTATTGTTTGTGAAGGTGAAACATGGATGAACGAAGCACAAATTGAAGTTTCAAAAAAGACAAATCGTGAACATGTGCGTGGAACGTTAAAAGAAGCAATTCACCAAGCTGATATTTTTATTGGCGTATCTGCTCCTAACGTATTAACGAAAGAACTTGTACAGACGATGAATGAGAAAGCAATTGTGTTTGCAATGGCGAATCCAATTCCAGAAATCTTCCCTGAGGATGCATTAGAGGCTGGGGCAGCTGTAGTAGGAACTGGACGTTCGGATTATGCGAATCAAGTAAATAATGTATTGGCGTTTCCCGGAATATTCCGCGGTGCGTTAGATGTGCGCGCAACTGATATTACAGAAGAGATGAAATTAGCGGCAGCATATGGGATCGCTAACATCATTACTGATGAAGAACGTAATGCGAATTATGTAATCCCGAATCCATTAGATAAAAGAGTTGTTCCAAGTGTTGCAGAAGCAGTAGCGAAAGCAGCTATTGATTCAGGCGTGGCACAAATTACGAAAATACCACGTTATTAATAGCGAAAAGCAGTGCCTAAAAGGCACTGCTTTTTTGAGATAAGAAATCAAAATAATGAAGAAGTGTAGAATTATTTATGTTTCTTCACTATTTATTTAATTCCATTGCAACTTGTTTACCATTCACTAAAACCTCAGTTACTGCTACGATCACTTCTATCATTTTTTTCATCTCTCATCTCTCCTCGTTTCATTTCTTACTTTAAGTATAAGAGAAGAGAGATAATTCAACTATTGAAGTACATGACGTAGAAATTACATTGTTGTAAGAAAGTGGTTTATTTTTGTCACTTTACTCAGCAGTGATTACAAACTGATCATAATATTTTTCATTCACATATATATTTAATAACCATAATCCAGATGAAGGTAGTGACATAGTGAGAGGGAGTTCGTTTGTAGTAGAATAGATTGTATTTGAAGTAGTCCAAGTTTGTTTGGAAGTTTCTTTTTGAAAGAGTACTTGTGTCGGAGTTACAGATCCTTGTTTTAGCGCAATAATAGACAATTTTCCAGTTGGTATTTCAGAATCTAGAAAGTGCCACATTATTTCATTTTGTTCATTTGCGATAATAGGACTATCAGCCATTGCGACTTTACCTTCGATGCCTTTTAAAGGCATTTTTCCTTCTACGAAAGAAGGTGTTTCTTCCCAATTTACATCTTTTAAAACACTAAGGTGAAAGAAGGAAGGTGCGTTCACTTGAGTGGATGACGTTGCTATTACGTCTTTTTTTTGTTCTTTTGAATCCGGTTGCGTTTGTGTGCATCCAGTGATGAGGAAGGAGAGAAGTAGCATAGTTCCGATTTTTTTCATGGTGCCACACTCCTAGTTTTTATTGTTAGTGTAATTGTATTTGCTAGAAGGCGGGACAATTCCTTTAAAGTATAAAAAGAGGTCGTAAGTTTTGTACGACCTCTTTTGACATTTTTATCCCGTAAAAGCCCGATTGGTGTAGGTTAATAATTAGTGGGAGATAGTCCCCACTAATTAAAGTTTCATTTTATATTTGTTCCGTTGTATAGGTTGGTTCGGTTTCTTTTTGAGGCATCGTCAAAAAAATAACGGACAGAACGATACATACGCCGCCTAATAATTGATATGTTCCAAAAGATTCATTTAGCCAAGTGATTGAAACGATGGCAGCTACAAGGGGTTCAATGCTAGATAAAATGCTTGTTTCTGTTGCTGCTAAATATTTAAGACTACCGATATATAGAAGGAAAGAAAGGGTACCACTAATAATGATAAGAATAAGCATAGAAAAAGTTTTTAGTGTAAGGGTTTGTGAAAATTGATTCCACCCGAATGAACGATTATAAATAAGTAGTGCAATTCCTCCGATTAACATCCCCCAACCAATTACTACAGTTGTCCCGCATTCTTTAATGAGAGAAGCCGGATGAAGGGTATAAAATGCAAATCCGATTGCTGTTAATAGTCCAAAAATAATAGCTTCTTTGGATAAAACAATATTTTCAATTGAGCCATTTGTAATAATAAAGTATGTTCCTATTAGCGCGGCTATAATTGCGAATAGTTGCATGGAAGCAGGGAATTTTCTTTGTTCAAATGCAACATACATGGTAATAAGAACAGGACCTAGAAATTGAAATAGCGTTGCTGTGACTGCATTACTAATATGAACCGTTTCGATAAAGGCGTATTGCGCACCGAGCATGCCGAGAATAGAAAAAATAATAAGTTGTATAGAATATCTAGGGTGTTTCCAAATTTGAAATATATTTTGTTTCTTTATAAGTAAGAAAGACAAAATAAATATTCCTGCAAGCAACAATCGAATTGTTAAAAAATCAATTGAGGATACATTAGTATGCTGAAATAGCCACTGAATCATTGGACCAGATAATCCCCATAATGTAGCCCCTGTAATAATCATAATAAGTCCGATACGTCTACCATTGTTCATTATCATGTTTCTCCTCTCCGGTATTTGATTTTTTATGTGTGACATGATAATAGGAATTATATATAACTTCTGGTACTGTAAAAAGTATCAGATTTTAGTTTTATTAAGGGGTCAGATACTATGTTAGAATTAACGCCTAATTTAAATATGAATAGTAAAAAGGCATTATATGTGCAATTGTATGAGTATATAAAAAAAGAGATTAAAGATGGATCAATTGTCCCTTTTACGAAATTACCGGCTAAGCGAAAGTTAGCGATACATTTACAAGTAAGTAAAAATACAGTAGAGGCAGCGTACGAACAATTACTTGCAGAAGGTTATATTGAGTCGATATCGAGAAAAGGTTATTTTGTATGCAAGATTGAGCAAATGGCTCATGTAGAGGATAGCGGAGAGAGAATAGAAGAAGTACCGTTTCAGGAGAAGAGTTATAAATTTGATTTTACACAAACAGGAATTGATACAAATGCTTTTCCATTCAATATGTATCGGAAAATTGTAAATGAAATATGGCAGCCGCATAATAACGAACTTCTCTTTCTAGGACACCCTCAAGGAGAAGCGAGCTTAAGAGAAGAGATTACGAATTATTTGTATGAATCTAGAGGTGTACGTTGTTCAGCTAGTCAAATTGTATTAGGAGCGGGAACACAAATATTAGTGAAACTGTTGTTTCAATTGTTAAAGGGAAGCAATTATGCAGTTGAAAACCCAGGGTATCATAGAAAGATGGTTGTTTTTGAACAGGGAGAAGCAAGAGTCCAAATGTTATCTTTAGATAGAGATGGAATTTGTATTGCAGATTTAGAAAATAGCAATGCGAATGTTGTATTTGTTACACCTTCCCATCAGTTTCCGTATGGAATGATTATGCCTATTACGAGAAGGATGCAACTTTTACAATGGGCCAAGAAAAAAGAGAGCAGGTATATTATTGAAGATGATTATGATAGTGAATTTCGCTATTCTGGAAAGCCTATACCGGCGCTGCAAGGGTTAGATACAGAGGGGAAAGTTATTTATATGGGGACGCTATCTAAAGCATTATTACCATCGCTACGGATGAGCTATATGGTGTTGCCGAAGAAATTAATTAAAAAGTATCAACAGCAATATTTATTTTATACACAAAGTGTTTCAAGAATGGACCAAGAAGTGATTAGAAGATTTTTAAATGAAGGCTATTGGGAAAAACATATTCATAAAATGCGTGTCGTCTACCGAAAGAAGAGAGATCGACTTGTTTTTGAAATAGAGAAGTATTTCTCTAATCGTGTTGAAGTGATAGGAGAAGATTCAGGATTACACATTTTATTAAAAGTGCATAATGGAATGCGGGAAGAAGAATTAATTCAAGAAGCTGCGAAACATAGTATCAAAATATATCCTGTGTCTACGTACTATAAAGACGATACTGCACCTGAAAATGTAGTTTTACTTGGGTTTGCGATATTATCAGAGGAAGAAATTGCGAAAGCGATTCAATTATTACACACGGCATGGTTTACAAGAAAGTAAAAAACATCCTCCAAACATGAGGATGTTTTTTATTATTTATTTTCATCTAAGAATAAGACCATATGCTCTTCGTCCCAATATTGTCCGTTATATTTTAATGAACGTTCTTGTACACCGAATGTTTTAAAACCTAATGATTCATAAAGTTTTTTCGCTCCATCGTTGCCAACAACAACATCAAGCATAACTTGTTCTACTTCTAAAGATTTAGCAAGCTCAAGACATTCTTTAATAAGTGCTTTTCCTGCTCCAAGTCCGCGCGCTTTTGGAGATACATATACAGAACCGATTTTAGCTTTATGTTCTTGTTTTACATATGGTTTCGTTTCCAGTGTTGCAACCCCGATTAATTTTCCATCTTTAAATGCACCTAGCGTATAGTTTTCATCTTGTGCTAATTTTTGTGCTTTATATTCAATCGCACACTCTTTATTAATAATATCTTCATAAGAAGAGCTGAATGCTTCAGGGTTTTGCTTTAATCCTTCTACGCGAAGTTCTAAGTAAATTTCTGCTTCGTCTTTTGTTAATACATGGATATCCAATTATATCACCCTCCAAATCTTTGCAAATGTACCTTTATTTTATATTGAAATAAGAATAATTTCAAAAGCTTAGCTTATATGAGCTGTTTTTATGAACAAAATAACACCAGTAGTGTTTACTGCTACTGGTGTTTTCACACGCATATTATTCAAAAGGTAGCTCGATTATAAAGTTTGTTCCCGCTCCTAATTGGCTTGTTACTAGAATAGAACCGTTATGCAATTCTACAATTTCCTTTGCAACAGCTAGCCCGATACCTTTTCCGCCTGTAGCTCGTGTTCTAGATTTATCGACACGATAAAAACGGTCAAATATATGCGGGATATCTTCTTCAGGAATACCTTCACCTTCATCTTGTACACTTATTGTAAAAGAATCTGTTTCCATGAGTACACGTATCGTAATGGCTGTGTTTTCTGGCGAATGTTGATAAGCGTTGTGTAATAAATTTAACATAACTTGTTCCATACGTCTTTCGTCTATACAAACTTCTAAATCATCTTTGCAATATACATGAAGTTGCATTTGCTTATTTGTTAATGTTGTTTTTGTTTTTTCTACCATTCGTTCTAAAAATGGCTGAAGAAGCACTTTTTGTTTTTTTATAACAAATTGGTGTTGTTCTAATTGTACAAGCATAAATAAATCTTGGACGAGATCGGTTACACTATCCGTTTCATCCTCAATAATTTGTAAGTATTCTTCTCGCTCCTCTTTTGTTAAAGAGTCTCTCTTTGCTACCTTCGCATAACCTTTCATATAGGTCAATGGAGTTAATAGTTCATGAGCGACACTAGCGAGAAATTCATTGCGCTCTTTTTTCATATACGTAAGTTCACTCGATAAATCTTCAATTGTTTTTGCTAAACTTCCGAGTTCATCATTTCGTTTAATACCTAATTGAATTGGCTTGTTTAATTTTGACATTTTTTCTGTCGCTCTCTTCATTTTTACAAGTGGTTCTGTAATAACGCGTGAAAAAACAAAGACAGAAATTGTTGTTAAAATAATTGTTAAAACGCTAATGATAAGAAATTGGTTCATGAGTTTAAGTAACATATTTTCTAGGAAAGATGTTTTTAATAACATATATAGCTTTCCTTGAAACTTTGTTGTGTTAAGTGGGCTTACTGTTGTGATGAACTTTGATTTTTTCCAGTTCCTTTCAACGACCAATCCGCCGTCTGGGACAGTTTCTGTTTTACAAGTAAGTTGTTTTTGCATATCTTTTGTTACGGGTTCTGAGGTCGAAATAATTTTGCCATTATGGTCAGTAATAATGATAGCTATATCGGAGTTAGAAATTGATTCCGATTCAACTAAGTGTGCAGCCTCATTCGTAATATCGAACTCAGGGTACACAGGACGTTTAGGATTTTTATTATGTTCAGCGTGTTTCATTTCTTTATAATATTCATCCCGTCTCTCGCGGCTTTTAATTTTTTTACTATAGCGATTACCTTTCTCTAAAAGAGCATCTGTTTCCTCTACAATACGCATTTTTGAAAGGCTTTTATAAAAAGATACGAAAGCAATTGTTTCAATACATAAAGCTAATATTAAAAAGTATGTCCCAATTTTAAGGGAAAGTTTACTCATTTTTTCACCATACCTTATTCATAATAAAGAGTCAGTGGTATACGATTTCCCACTGACCGAAGTAATTATTCACTTTTCCATTTATATCCGACTTTATAGACCGTTTCTAGGTAATCTTCAATCGGAAATCCTTTTTTGCGTAGTTTATCACGGATATTACGAATGTGTGAGTCAATTGTTCTATATTCGATATCTGTTTCATAGCCCCAAATTTTTTCGATTAAATCATCTCGGCTATAAGCACGGTTTGTATTTTGTAAAAATAGTCCGAGTAACGAAAATTCGATAGGAGTTAATGAGATTTTTTCATCATAAACTGTGACAGTATGTTTCGTTTTATCCCACTCAATACCATTGAAACTAACAAAGCCATCTTTTTTTGTACGGCGTAATATAGCCTCGATTCGTGCGACTAATACATGCTCATCAAATGGTTTTGTAATATAATCATCTGCGCCCATCGTGAGGCCTTTCACCATATCGTAGTTTTGGTTGCGAGCTGTTAACATAATGATAGGAACGTTGGAAATTTGACGAATTTGATAGCAAGTATCCCATCCATCCATACTTGGCATCATAACATCTAATAAAATAATATCGAATTCTTTTTGTTCGATTAATTTTAGTGCTTCAAGGCCAGAGGTAGCTTTCATACAAAAATAGCCGCGAGGGCTTAAGAACAGATCTAATAATCGTAACATACGTTCTTCATCGTCTACTAATAAAATTTTTACCATAATCTTGTGCACCCCAAACTGTTCATTCTACT
This DNA window, taken from Bacillus cereus ATCC 14579, encodes the following:
- a CDS encoding 2-hydroxycarboxylate transporter family protein, which gives rise to MGIQKNVEAVSFSEGNEVQRESFASKIMNVKIGVIPLPLYVVLAAIIYGASVYNKLPADMIGGFAVIMIMGIFLGDIGMRIPILKNIGGPAILSLFIPSLLVFFNWMNPASMEAATMLMKKSNFLYLYISCLVVGSILGMNRKVLVQGFVRMFIPLVVGTLASVAVGLLVGSLFGFEMKHTFFFIIVPIVSGGIGEGILPLSLAYSDILNESSATFVSQLIPAAIIGNMFAIVSAGYMKRLGEKKPELSGNGVLVKTDNQAELLKEQNTEKPIDFSLMGAGLLIACTFFIFGGFASKFIGIPGAIIMIFSAALVKYFKLMPAKMEQGAFHLYKFISKNLTWPLMVGLGLLYIPLKDVAAVLSVGYVVVCASVVLTMVASGFLVGKVMKMYPVESAIVTGCHSGLGGTGDVAILSASNRMELMPFAQISTRLGGAAMVVTATILLKMFS
- a CDS encoding NAD(P)-dependent malic enzyme — translated: MLANQINERSLLLHKELVGKIEITSKVEVNSADDLSLTYTPGVAESCKAIAADEETVYDYTARGNMVAVVSDGTAVLGLGNIGPKAAMPVMEGKSILFKKFANVDAFPLCLGTTDVDEIVTLVKNLEPTFAGINLEDIAAPRCFEIEKRLKEETNIPVFHDDQHGTAIVVLAAVINALKVVSKQMDNVKIVINGAGSAGIAIGKLLLKAGAKHITLVSLEGIVCEGETWMNEAQIEVSKKTNREHVRGTLKEAIHQADIFIGVSAPNVLTKELVQTMNEKAIVFAMANPIPEIFPEDALEAGAAVVGTGRSDYANQVNNVLAFPGIFRGALDVRATDITEEMKLAAAYGIANIITDEERNANYVIPNPLDKRVVPSVAEAVAKAAIDSGVAQITKIPRY
- a CDS encoding DUF4871 domain-containing protein; this translates as MKKIGTMLLLSFLITGCTQTQPDSKEQKKDVIATSSTQVNAPSFFHLSVLKDVNWEETPSFVEGKMPLKGIEGKVAMADSPIIANEQNEIMWHFLDSEIPTGKLSIIALKQGSVTPTQVLFQKETSKQTWTTSNTIYSTTNELPLTMSLPSSGLWLLNIYVNEKYYDQFVITAE
- a CDS encoding DMT family transporter, with product MNNGRRIGLIMIITGATLWGLSGPMIQWLFQHTNVSSIDFLTIRLLLAGIFILSFLLIKKQNIFQIWKHPRYSIQLIIFSILGMLGAQYAFIETVHISNAVTATLFQFLGPVLITMYVAFEQRKFPASMQLFAIIAALIGTYFIITNGSIENIVLSKEAIIFGLLTAIGFAFYTLHPASLIKECGTTVVIGWGMLIGGIALLIYNRSFGWNQFSQTLTLKTFSMLILIIISGTLSFLLYIGSLKYLAATETSILSSIEPLVAAIVSITWLNESFGTYQLLGGVCIVLSVIFLTMPQKETEPTYTTEQI
- a CDS encoding PLP-dependent aminotransferase family protein, with product MLELTPNLNMNSKKALYVQLYEYIKKEIKDGSIVPFTKLPAKRKLAIHLQVSKNTVEAAYEQLLAEGYIESISRKGYFVCKIEQMAHVEDSGERIEEVPFQEKSYKFDFTQTGIDTNAFPFNMYRKIVNEIWQPHNNELLFLGHPQGEASLREEITNYLYESRGVRCSASQIVLGAGTQILVKLLFQLLKGSNYAVENPGYHRKMVVFEQGEARVQMLSLDRDGICIADLENSNANVVFVTPSHQFPYGMIMPITRRMQLLQWAKKKESRYIIEDDYDSEFRYSGKPIPALQGLDTEGKVIYMGTLSKALLPSLRMSYMVLPKKLIKKYQQQYLFYTQSVSRMDQEVIRRFLNEGYWEKHIHKMRVVYRKKRDRLVFEIEKYFSNRVEVIGEDSGLHILLKVHNGMREEELIQEAAKHSIKIYPVSTYYKDDTAPENVVLLGFAILSEEEIAKAIQLLHTAWFTRK
- a CDS encoding GNAT family N-acetyltransferase; its protein translation is MDIHVLTKDEAEIYLELRVEGLKQNPEAFSSSYEDIINKECAIEYKAQKLAQDENYTLGAFKDGKLIGVATLETKPYVKQEHKAKIGSVYVSPKARGLGAGKALIKECLELAKSLEVEQVMLDVVVGNDGAKKLYESLGFKTFGVQERSLKYNGQYWDEEHMVLFLDENK
- a CDS encoding HAMP domain-containing sensor histidine kinase codes for the protein MSKLSLKIGTYFLILALCIETIAFVSFYKSLSKMRIVEETDALLEKGNRYSKKIKSRERRDEYYKEMKHAEHNKNPKRPVYPEFDITNEAAHLVESESISNSDIAIIITDHNGKIISTSEPVTKDMQKQLTCKTETVPDGGLVVERNWKKSKFITTVSPLNTTKFQGKLYMLLKTSFLENMLLKLMNQFLIISVLTIILTTISVFVFSRVITEPLVKMKRATEKMSKLNKPIQLGIKRNDELGSLAKTIEDLSSELTYMKKERNEFLASVAHELLTPLTYMKGYAKVAKRDSLTKEEREEYLQIIEDETDSVTDLVQDLFMLVQLEQHQFVIKKQKVLLQPFLERMVEKTKTTLTNKQMQLHVYCKDDLEVCIDERRMEQVMLNLLHNAYQHSPENTAITIRVLMETDSFTISVQDEGEGIPEEDIPHIFDRFYRVDKSRTRATGGKGIGLAVAKEIVELHNGSILVTSQLGAGTNFIIELPFE
- a CDS encoding response regulator transcription factor, with the protein product MVKILLVDDEERMLRLLDLFLSPRGYFCMKATSGLEALKLIEQKEFDIILLDVMMPSMDGWDTCYQIRQISNVPIIMLTARNQNYDMVKGLTMGADDYITKPFDEHVLVARIEAILRRTKKDGFVSFNGIEWDKTKHTVTVYDEKISLTPIEFSLLGLFLQNTNRAYSRDDLIEKIWGYETDIEYRTIDSHIRNIRDKLRKKGFPIEDYLETVYKVGYKWKSE